The DNA window GCGTGGTGTGGCGGAGCCTGGTCTCCTACGGCACCCTCCACCTGAAGGGGGAGATCACCCGCGCCGAGCGAGGGCCGGACCCCGTCCGGCTCGACTGCCCGCCACCGGGTCACCCCGAACGCCTGCGCCCGGACGTCCCCTTCAGCCCGGTCGAACGCGCCCTGCTCCGCGACCTCCGGTCCCGCGGCCCCGTCCGCTGACACCCGGCGCCCTCGCGGCGCGCTCCGGGGTCCTGCCCGGCGGAGGTGTCGGCGCAGGTCACGGGGCGCGACTCAGTTCCCCGGCGGGGGC is part of the Streptomyces subrutilus genome and encodes:
- a CDS encoding DUF6059 family protein gives rise to the protein MRPGRRPSVTRRWAGVVWRSLVSYGTLHLKGEITRAERGPDPVRLDCPPPGHPERLRPDVPFSPVERALLRDLRSRGPVR